Proteins encoded together in one Streptomyces umbrinus window:
- a CDS encoding aromatic amino acid lyase: MITVDGINLNSSDIAALAYGEASVRLADEARARAARSFEHAVQISAERVVYGRSTGVGANRDIAIADANAHALALLRSHATSAGPLRSPERIRAMLAVRLNQLAAGGSGAAPDLLDGLVVMLSANALPPVREVGSIGTGDLPALAVTILALLGEVPTSTAPLAPVTCGPKNAMPVINSNAAAIGDAALAHASLASLSRSAITVAALTFAAVDGNPEAFAEVVERVTPFSGAREVCRSMRRLVSTVTVPTRIQDPLGLRSMPQVHGAFIDALSHLDDVVCRMANAPSENPALLPGHGVAHHGGFHAAYLAQAVDATVSAAVQSAQLAMARVSMLTEPAFTGLTPFLGAGAAGASGVMACEYVAASALGSLRALAMPTAVQTVTLSRGVEEDASFASHGARQALTAADDYRTVLACELVTAVRALRLRGARLDDLFDNLTQEMADRDLTADIAAAARLLPKLADIPQGTRIA, from the coding sequence TTGATCACCGTCGACGGCATCAATCTGAACAGTTCCGACATTGCGGCCCTCGCATACGGGGAGGCTTCTGTCCGGCTCGCCGACGAGGCCCGAGCCCGGGCTGCGCGATCCTTCGAACACGCGGTGCAGATCAGCGCCGAACGCGTGGTGTATGGCAGATCGACAGGTGTGGGCGCCAATCGCGACATCGCCATCGCCGATGCGAACGCACATGCCCTGGCCCTCCTGCGCAGCCACGCCACATCCGCGGGACCGCTCCGGAGCCCGGAACGCATACGCGCGATGCTGGCCGTACGCCTCAATCAGCTCGCCGCCGGCGGCAGCGGGGCAGCGCCTGATCTCCTCGACGGGTTGGTGGTCATGCTCTCGGCCAACGCACTGCCGCCCGTACGCGAGGTGGGCAGCATCGGCACCGGTGACCTCCCGGCGCTCGCGGTCACCATCCTCGCGCTGCTCGGAGAGGTCCCCACGTCCACGGCGCCTTTGGCACCGGTCACGTGCGGCCCGAAGAACGCCATGCCGGTCATCAACAGCAACGCCGCCGCGATCGGAGATGCTGCGCTCGCCCACGCCTCGCTCGCTTCGCTGTCACGGTCCGCGATCACGGTGGCGGCGCTGACGTTCGCGGCGGTGGACGGCAATCCTGAGGCGTTCGCCGAGGTCGTCGAGCGGGTGACGCCGTTCAGCGGGGCACGCGAGGTCTGCCGGTCGATGCGCCGGCTCGTCTCCACGGTGACAGTACCCACGCGCATCCAGGACCCGCTGGGACTGCGCAGCATGCCGCAGGTGCACGGCGCGTTCATCGACGCCCTCTCCCACCTCGACGATGTCGTCTGCCGCATGGCGAACGCCCCGTCCGAGAATCCCGCACTCTTGCCCGGTCACGGTGTCGCCCATCACGGTGGCTTCCACGCCGCGTACCTGGCGCAGGCAGTCGATGCGACCGTCTCGGCAGCAGTCCAGTCGGCGCAGCTGGCCATGGCCCGAGTGTCCATGCTCACCGAGCCCGCGTTCACCGGATTGACGCCGTTCCTCGGGGCGGGGGCCGCGGGCGCGTCAGGTGTGATGGCCTGCGAGTACGTCGCGGCCTCCGCGCTCGGCTCGCTGAGAGCCCTCGCCATGCCGACGGCAGTCCAGACCGTGACGCTGTCGCGCGGCGTCGAGGAAGACGCGAGTTTCGCTTCGCACGGTGCGCGGCAGGCATTGACCGCGGCGGACGACTACCGGACTGTGCTGGCATGTGAACTCGTCACCGCCGTACGTGCGTTGCGACTGCGTGGTGCCCGGTTGGACGATCTGTTTGACAACCTAACGCAGGAAATGGCCGACCGTGACCTCACCGCCGACATCGCCGCGGCGGCACGCCTGCTGCCAAAGCTCGCCGACATCCCGCAGGGGACGAGAATCGCTTGA
- a CDS encoding helix-turn-helix domain-containing protein, whose protein sequence is MQLRYNYRVCPDATQRRALAQAFGCARVRFPLPVGQLDTGTDGPGGSSHR, encoded by the coding sequence ATGCAGCTCCGCTACAACTACCGGGTCTGTCCGGATGCCACCCAGCGCCGAGCGCTGGCCCAGGCGTTCGGGTGCGCCCGCGTGAGGTTCCCCCTGCCGGTCGGACAGCTTGATACTGGGACGGATGGTCCCGGAGGAAGCAGTCACAGGTAG
- a CDS encoding transposase: protein MSKRYTAEFKRDAVALALSSEKTVTEVARDLGVSPEGLRGWVKQAKIDRGEGPAGALTTAEREELVRLRRKVREQEATIEVLGKATAFFAQDKMR, encoded by the coding sequence ATGAGTAAGCGGTACACGGCCGAGTTCAAGCGGGACGCGGTCGCCTTGGCGTTGTCCTCGGAGAAGACGGTCACCGAGGTGGCGAGGGATCTGGGCGTGAGTCCGGAAGGGCTGCGCGGGTGGGTGAAGCAGGCGAAGATCGACCGCGGTGAGGGGCCCGCCGGGGCTTTGACCACTGCGGAGCGTGAGGAGCTGGTCCGGCTGCGGCGGAAGGTCCGCGAGCAGGAGGCCACGATCGAGGTTCTGGGAAAAGCGACCGCCTTCTTCGCTCAGGACAAGATGAGGTAG
- a CDS encoding winged helix-turn-helix transcriptional regulator, producing the protein MQDSAGIGMAASVGPCASIPADHMDFIRQVLDRVGDKWSMLIIAVLEGGPTRYTDLQRQIPGISQRMLTHTLHQLTEDGLISRTAYAEVPPRVEYALVPLGGGLNEIVKQLIGWAADHHDEIRANRSRAGTTASSASRS; encoded by the coding sequence ATGCAGGACAGTGCGGGCATCGGGATGGCGGCTTCGGTCGGGCCGTGCGCGAGCATCCCCGCCGATCACATGGACTTCATCCGCCAGGTGCTCGACCGGGTGGGCGACAAGTGGAGCATGTTGATCATCGCCGTCCTGGAGGGCGGCCCGACGCGCTACACCGACTTGCAGCGCCAGATCCCGGGCATCTCCCAGCGCATGCTGACCCACACCCTTCACCAACTCACAGAGGACGGGTTGATCAGCCGTACCGCCTACGCCGAGGTGCCACCGCGCGTCGAGTACGCGCTCGTCCCGCTCGGCGGCGGCCTGAACGAGATCGTCAAGCAGCTGATCGGCTGGGCGGCCGACCACCACGACGAGATCCGCGCCAACCGTTCCCGTGCCGGCACCACCGCCTCCTCCGCGTCCCGGTCCTGA
- a CDS encoding M4 family metallopeptidase yields the protein MSGYHRSTHRRRRAAALALTTASSLLVLGVQAGPVSAAPADPGSSKITATPRAGAAQTELSPAKRTVLLKSATANAGDTADQLGLGSREKLVVKDVIKDADGTTHTRYERTYAGLPVLGGDLVLHVKNGRTTTSKATGATITVPTTTPKISAARAATKALAIGKAADVERSEVEGKPRLVVWAAAGSKPVLAWESVVEGVQEDGTPSELHVVTDAASGKVASKYESVHTGTGTGQYNGSVAVGTTASGSSYQMVDGDRAGQRTYDLNQGTSGTGTLFTDDNDVWGDGTPGNRQTAGVDVAFGAAATWDYYKNVYGRNGIRNDGVAAYSRAHYGNNYVNAFWQDSCFCMTYGDGSGNAKPLTSLDVAAHEMTHGVTSATANLTYSGESGGLNEATSDIFAAAVEFNAGLDADVPDYLVGEKIDINGNGTPLRYMDKPSKDGQSRDNWDASLGGIDVHYSSGPANHFFYLLSEGSGAKTVNGVNYDSPTADGVPVAGIGIENAAAIWYRALTTYMTSSTNYAGARVATLRAAGDLFGAYSDTYLAVAAAWAGINVGDRIALGVNVSPIDDQTSGVGQEVSLQIDAYTTNADATLTYEATGLPDGLTVSDSGLISGVPTTTGTSDVTVTVTDSTGVAVSDTFEWRVAYVYGNSTRVDIPDVGAVVESPVTITGRPGNASAATEVYVNIVHTYRGDLTVDLVGPNGTVYSLLNRSGGAADNVDQTFVVDASAQPVEGTWKLRVRDVASIDVGYIQQWRITP from the coding sequence TTGTCCGGGTATCACCGTTCCACCCACCGGCGCAGACGCGCCGCGGCCCTGGCCCTCACGACCGCGAGCTCGCTGCTCGTCCTTGGTGTCCAGGCCGGACCCGTGTCCGCCGCACCCGCGGATCCCGGTTCCTCGAAGATCACCGCCACGCCGCGTGCCGGTGCGGCCCAGACCGAGCTGTCACCCGCCAAGCGCACCGTGCTCCTCAAGAGCGCGACCGCCAACGCCGGCGACACGGCCGATCAGCTCGGCCTCGGCTCGCGGGAGAAGCTCGTCGTCAAGGACGTCATCAAGGACGCCGACGGCACGACCCACACCCGGTACGAGCGCACCTACGCGGGACTCCCGGTCCTCGGCGGTGACCTGGTGCTGCACGTGAAGAACGGCCGGACCACCACGTCCAAGGCCACCGGCGCCACCATCACGGTGCCCACCACCACGCCGAAGATCTCCGCGGCCCGCGCCGCCACCAAGGCGCTCGCGATCGGCAAGGCGGCCGACGTGGAGCGCTCCGAGGTCGAGGGCAAGCCTCGGCTCGTCGTCTGGGCCGCCGCCGGGTCCAAGCCGGTCCTGGCCTGGGAATCCGTCGTCGAGGGGGTCCAGGAGGACGGCACGCCCAGCGAACTGCACGTCGTCACCGACGCGGCCTCCGGCAAGGTCGCCTCGAAGTACGAGAGCGTGCACACCGGCACGGGCACGGGCCAGTACAACGGCTCGGTCGCGGTCGGCACCACGGCGTCCGGTTCGTCGTACCAGATGGTCGACGGCGATCGCGCGGGCCAGCGCACGTACGACCTGAACCAGGGAACCTCCGGCACCGGCACACTCTTTACGGATGACAACGATGTCTGGGGCGACGGCACCCCGGGCAACCGGCAGACCGCCGGTGTGGACGTCGCCTTCGGCGCGGCCGCGACCTGGGACTACTACAAGAACGTTTACGGCCGCAACGGCATCCGCAACGACGGTGTCGCCGCCTACAGCCGCGCCCACTACGGCAACAACTACGTCAACGCCTTCTGGCAGGACTCCTGCTTCTGCATGACGTACGGCGACGGGTCGGGCAACGCCAAGCCGCTGACCTCGCTTGACGTGGCGGCCCACGAGATGACCCACGGCGTCACCAGCGCCACCGCCAACCTGACGTACTCGGGGGAGTCGGGCGGCCTGAACGAGGCGACCTCCGACATCTTCGCCGCGGCGGTGGAGTTCAACGCCGGACTGGACGCCGACGTCCCCGACTACCTGGTCGGCGAGAAGATCGACATCAACGGCAACGGCACCCCGCTGCGGTACATGGACAAGCCCTCCAAGGACGGCCAGTCCCGCGACAACTGGGACGCCTCGCTGGGCGGCATCGACGTCCACTACTCCTCCGGTCCCGCGAACCACTTCTTCTACCTGCTGTCCGAGGGCAGCGGAGCGAAGACCGTCAACGGGGTGAACTACGACAGCCCCACCGCCGACGGCGTCCCGGTCGCGGGCATCGGCATCGAGAACGCGGCCGCGATCTGGTACCGGGCGCTGACGACGTACATGACGTCGTCGACCAACTACGCGGGTGCCAGGGTCGCGACCCTGCGGGCCGCGGGTGACCTCTTCGGTGCCTACAGCGACACCTACCTCGCCGTCGCCGCCGCCTGGGCGGGCATCAACGTCGGCGACCGCATAGCGCTGGGCGTCAACGTCTCCCCGATCGACGACCAGACCTCCGGTGTCGGCCAGGAGGTGTCCCTGCAGATCGACGCCTACACGACCAACGCGGACGCGACGCTGACCTATGAGGCCACCGGCCTGCCCGACGGCCTGACCGTCAGCGACAGCGGGCTGATCTCCGGGGTCCCGACCACGACGGGCACCAGTGACGTCACCGTGACGGTGACCGACAGCACGGGTGTCGCCGTGTCGGACACCTTCGAGTGGCGGGTGGCGTACGTCTACGGCAACTCGACCCGGGTCGACATCCCCGACGTCGGTGCCGTGGTCGAGTCGCCCGTCACCATCACGGGCCGTCCGGGCAACGCCTCGGCGGCCACGGAGGTGTACGTCAACATCGTGCACACCTACCGGGGTGACCTGACGGTCGATCTGGTCGGACCCAACGGGACCGTGTACTCGCTGCTGAACCGCAGCGGCGGCGCGGCCGACAACGTGGACCAGACCTTCGTCGTGGACGCCTCGGCGCAGCCCGTCGAGGGCACCTGGAAGCTGCGGGTGCGTGACGTGGCGTCGATCGACGTGGGCTACATCCAGCAGTGGAGGATCACTCCCTGA
- a CDS encoding discoidin domain-containing protein produces MSQRAVGFTRRQTMQLLGASGIVTGLPLAMGSGRASAATTAAAPGVDPVSDTYYRVLLSHTRWSEQQWDPAQGHYTDKDFGFAVVLGNAVLLTRGPYDAERAGVDKDTLRARTVATVKHFAASNRLTGGTKWGRRLFWDTTFQSYFVLAARLLWDDLDEVTRRNVDTIAREQAQFTTQLGTGDDPDSGGWTPHGLTGGFEGDTKLEEMGVYTQSLAPGLAWASDDPRYETWRAAFGRWSRNEAGLPAADLANPARVDGVAVSANTAQNLYDTFIVENHGSFGPHYQEELWRTSGRNSAHFLAAARALPEVFTAQPNAGPLWRTLLGVMSDAGEPLMPMVADREHLYGRDVIPLAFLAQVVGDRAAARCEVALAERLEAYQQYPPQYRLAKFSGESKYEPEARAELAISYLLHEWRARSGQAPVRPLSQRELFERASGVTDYGPGPGLVSHQSPGAWSGAVSKSGFVKFAWQPAHDDWLFALSGPTPMFLPSTGAKVTGRSVVTYSRTRDGFDGSASLLTLDRGYAGFTTLPSGAVVYASSGTAYGEGHLQVRNLTMPGMPGLDGKRTYRAAEGSTTVVARSGGTSAGPRVDELTFPRARFRHLRMLGVRPDPSYGYSLYAFEIRDGASGPDLARETGSTASASSFDPGKEPRLAVDGNATSRWAVSRADRPRADSWIAVDLGVSRDVDRVTLRWEAAAGRAYRIQGSVDGQQWTELGAWPRPDLTSRGGWLDIDGRAGLLVRGGTNPISVYGDTVVLSDGPADSVLIEALPRATPEELRTAAARKAPSTQSAEVKAALTDHYLTLFNLSSDSVSTTVTVPGSPAAGIRLYQGVQTVTESGTAFHAELAAASAALAPARLVLSGGRIPVGLRAEVRDGRTVRLTGPSCHVTVSAQGKSIDATVRAGRTTTVTVPRATAYPLADLALGRTTFPTAPLPPGMTDPKAAVDGDAGTAWKPGPDGRMVVDLGAEQHITEIRTQWRGGHAPASQVEFSLDGRTYSGAARLSARGVLRTDRTARYVALRVMTSAARPASLIALTVTQE; encoded by the coding sequence ATGTCGCAGCGCGCCGTGGGGTTCACCCGCCGTCAAACCATGCAACTCCTCGGCGCTTCGGGCATCGTGACCGGCCTCCCCCTCGCCATGGGTTCGGGCCGGGCCTCGGCAGCGACAACCGCGGCCGCCCCAGGAGTGGACCCTGTCTCCGACACGTACTACCGCGTCCTGCTCTCCCACACCCGGTGGTCGGAGCAGCAATGGGATCCGGCCCAGGGCCACTACACCGACAAGGACTTCGGCTTCGCCGTCGTACTCGGCAACGCCGTCCTGCTGACCCGGGGCCCGTACGACGCCGAGCGTGCCGGAGTCGACAAGGACACCCTGCGCGCCAGGACCGTCGCCACCGTGAAGCACTTCGCGGCGTCCAACCGGCTGACCGGCGGCACCAAGTGGGGGCGGCGGCTGTTCTGGGACACCACGTTCCAGTCGTACTTCGTGCTCGCGGCCCGCCTGTTGTGGGACGACCTCGATGAGGTGACGCGCCGCAACGTCGACACCATCGCCCGCGAACAGGCGCAGTTCACCACGCAGTTGGGCACGGGGGACGATCCCGACTCCGGTGGCTGGACGCCGCACGGCCTGACCGGGGGATTCGAGGGCGACACCAAGTTGGAGGAGATGGGGGTCTATACCCAGTCGCTGGCTCCCGGTCTGGCGTGGGCGAGCGACGATCCGCGGTACGAGACTTGGCGCGCCGCGTTCGGCCGGTGGAGCCGCAACGAGGCGGGGCTGCCGGCCGCCGACCTGGCCAACCCGGCCCGCGTGGACGGGGTCGCCGTCAGCGCGAACACCGCTCAGAACCTCTATGACACGTTCATCGTCGAGAACCACGGTTCGTTCGGCCCGCACTATCAGGAAGAGCTCTGGCGTACTTCGGGACGCAACAGTGCCCACTTCCTCGCCGCGGCCCGCGCTCTGCCCGAGGTGTTCACGGCACAGCCGAACGCCGGGCCGTTGTGGCGCACCCTGCTCGGCGTGATGAGCGACGCCGGAGAGCCCCTGATGCCGATGGTCGCCGATCGCGAGCACCTCTACGGACGGGACGTCATTCCGCTCGCCTTCCTGGCCCAGGTCGTCGGCGACCGGGCGGCGGCCCGCTGTGAAGTGGCCCTGGCCGAGCGCCTGGAGGCGTATCAGCAGTACCCGCCGCAGTACCGCCTCGCGAAGTTCTCGGGCGAGTCCAAGTACGAGCCGGAGGCCCGGGCCGAACTGGCCATCAGCTACCTGCTGCACGAGTGGCGGGCCCGGTCGGGGCAGGCACCCGTACGTCCCCTGTCACAGCGCGAGCTGTTCGAGCGGGCCAGCGGCGTCACGGACTACGGCCCGGGGCCCGGCCTCGTCTCCCATCAGTCACCGGGCGCGTGGTCCGGTGCGGTCAGCAAATCCGGCTTCGTGAAGTTCGCCTGGCAACCGGCCCATGACGACTGGCTGTTCGCACTCAGCGGTCCGACGCCGATGTTCCTGCCGAGCACCGGCGCCAAGGTCACCGGGCGTTCGGTCGTCACCTACTCGCGGACGCGGGACGGGTTCGACGGCAGCGCGAGCCTGCTCACGCTGGACCGGGGGTACGCGGGGTTCACCACGCTGCCGTCCGGCGCCGTCGTGTACGCAAGCTCCGGGACGGCGTACGGCGAGGGCCACTTGCAGGTGCGCAACCTGACCATGCCCGGCATGCCGGGGCTGGACGGGAAGCGCACCTATCGGGCGGCCGAGGGAAGCACAACGGTCGTGGCCCGGAGCGGTGGCACGTCCGCCGGCCCACGCGTCGACGAACTCACCTTTCCTCGCGCCCGGTTCCGTCATCTGCGCATGCTCGGGGTGCGCCCCGACCCGTCGTACGGCTATTCGCTGTACGCCTTCGAGATACGCGACGGAGCCTCGGGCCCCGACCTGGCGCGCGAGACCGGTTCGACAGCCTCCGCCTCCTCCTTCGACCCGGGCAAGGAGCCCAGGCTCGCCGTCGACGGCAACGCCACCAGCCGCTGGGCGGTCTCGCGCGCGGACCGTCCGCGGGCGGACAGCTGGATCGCGGTCGACCTGGGCGTGTCCCGGGACGTGGACCGGGTGACGCTTCGCTGGGAGGCCGCGGCGGGCCGCGCGTACCGGATACAGGGATCGGTCGACGGGCAGCAGTGGACCGAACTGGGCGCCTGGCCGCGACCGGACCTCACCAGCCGCGGCGGATGGCTGGACATCGACGGCCGCGCGGGTCTCCTCGTACGAGGCGGCACCAACCCGATCTCGGTGTACGGAGACACGGTCGTCCTCTCCGACGGACCGGCCGACAGCGTGCTCATCGAGGCACTCCCCCGCGCGACGCCCGAGGAACTGCGTACCGCGGCCGCCCGCAAGGCCCCCTCGACGCAGTCCGCAGAGGTGAAGGCAGCCCTCACCGACCACTACCTGACCCTGTTCAACCTTTCCTCGGACTCCGTGAGCACCACCGTGACGGTCCCGGGTTCGCCTGCCGCGGGAATCCGCCTCTACCAAGGCGTTCAGACCGTCACCGAATCGGGCACGGCCTTCCACGCCGAACTGGCCGCCGCCTCTGCCGCCCTGGCGCCTGCGCGCCTGGTCCTCTCCGGCGGCCGCATTCCTGTCGGACTCCGCGCCGAGGTGCGCGACGGCCGGACCGTACGACTCACCGGCCCCTCCTGCCACGTCACCGTCTCGGCACAGGGCAAGAGCATCGATGCCACGGTCCGGGCGGGCCGCACGACCACCGTCACCGTGCCACGCGCCACGGCCTACCCCCTCGCCGACCTGGCACTCGGCCGCACCACCTTCCCGACCGCGCCGCTGCCACCCGGTATGACGGACCCCAAGGCCGCGGTAGACGGCGACGCGGGCACCGCATGGAAGCCCGGTCCCGACGGTCGCATGGTCGTCGACCTGGGTGCCGAACAGCACATCACCGAGATCCGGACCCAGTGGCGAGGAGGCCATGCCCCGGCGTCCCAGGTCGAGTTCAGCCTCGACGGCCGTACGTACAGTGGCGCCGCGCGGCTGTCGGCGCGTGGCGTCCTGCGTACCGACCGCACCGCCCGCTACGTGGCACTACGGGTCATGACATCGGCCGCGCGCCCTGCCTCACTCATCGCCCTCACTGTCACGCAGGAGTGA
- a CDS encoding ABC transporter substrate-binding protein: MRTTSRGLFAALALTPLLAGCFVSGEGGSDTGGEAGSGGRLRVALAVPPVRALSPYSNDATVLSKLAVTEGLTALSQDGAATPALAKSWTPRNPTTWTFELRKATFQDGTDVTAESVVNALEHAGKAGPKPRVLSDVTLTATAEDTDTVTISTKTADPVLPLRLASPALGILAPKAYAKNGTVSPVGTGTGPFEITKLTGKTKVTLDRYDDHWGGKAKATGIDVTWIADGTARANALRGKDVDIAEWIPTAQAKLLAKDTRHDVPSVRTDSLVLNTRGGLFTDPALRAAAREAVDGSALVDSVFGGYADPAQGLFGPAVPWSADNRVAVTGRAEAATTAQVTSKTKGRSLRLATYTNRAELPEAATVLQQQLEKAGFTVKQDVREYTQMEADLLAGRYDALVFSRVTLLDTGDAVAYLASDYTSDGVYNIAGLKDPEVDQAIKSAAEEADTAQRQKKVMRAEAEILRTDAVVPLVHEKVVQGISTGVEGVLLDPRERSLVDVDTRVK; the protein is encoded by the coding sequence ATGCGAACCACCTCCCGCGGCCTCTTCGCGGCCCTCGCTCTCACCCCGCTGCTGGCCGGCTGCTTCGTGTCCGGCGAAGGCGGCTCGGACACGGGCGGCGAAGCGGGATCGGGCGGTCGGCTGAGGGTGGCCCTCGCAGTGCCACCGGTGCGGGCACTGTCCCCGTACAGCAACGACGCCACCGTGCTCAGCAAGCTCGCCGTGACCGAAGGCCTCACGGCGCTGAGCCAGGACGGGGCCGCCACGCCCGCCCTGGCGAAGTCCTGGACCCCGAGGAATCCCACCACCTGGACCTTCGAGCTACGCAAGGCCACGTTCCAGGACGGCACCGACGTCACCGCCGAGTCCGTTGTCAACGCGCTCGAACACGCCGGCAAGGCCGGACCCAAGCCTCGCGTCCTCAGCGACGTGACCCTGACGGCAACGGCGGAGGACACCGACACCGTCACGATCAGTACGAAGACGGCCGACCCAGTGCTCCCCCTGCGGCTCGCCAGCCCCGCGCTCGGCATCCTCGCCCCGAAGGCGTACGCGAAGAACGGCACCGTCAGCCCGGTCGGCACCGGCACCGGTCCCTTCGAGATCACAAAGCTCACCGGGAAGACCAAGGTCACGCTCGACCGCTACGACGACCACTGGGGCGGCAAGGCCAAGGCGACCGGCATCGACGTCACCTGGATCGCCGACGGCACCGCCCGCGCCAACGCTCTGCGCGGCAAGGACGTCGACATCGCCGAGTGGATACCCACCGCCCAGGCGAAGCTGCTGGCCAAGGACACCCGCCACGACGTGCCCTCAGTGCGGACCGACAGCCTGGTCCTCAACACCCGCGGCGGCCTCTTCACCGACCCGGCGCTGCGCGCGGCCGCCCGCGAGGCCGTGGACGGTTCCGCCCTCGTCGACTCGGTCTTCGGCGGATACGCCGACCCCGCTCAGGGTCTGTTCGGGCCCGCCGTCCCCTGGTCCGCCGACAACCGTGTCGCGGTGACCGGCCGCGCCGAGGCCGCGACCACCGCACAGGTCACGTCGAAGACCAAGGGCAGGAGCCTGCGCCTGGCCACCTACACCAACCGCGCCGAACTCCCCGAAGCCGCGACCGTACTGCAGCAGCAGTTGGAGAAGGCCGGGTTCACGGTGAAGCAGGACGTACGCGAGTACACGCAGATGGAGGCCGATCTCCTCGCGGGCAGGTACGACGCGCTCGTCTTCTCCCGCGTGACGCTGCTCGACACCGGCGACGCGGTCGCCTATCTGGCGAGCGACTACACCAGTGACGGCGTCTACAACATCGCGGGACTCAAGGACCCCGAGGTCGACCAGGCCATCAAGTCCGCCGCCGAGGAGGCAGACACGGCCCAGCGGCAGAAGAAGGTCATGCGGGCCGAGGCGGAGATCCTGCGTACCGACGCCGTCGTGCCGCTGGTCCACGAGAAGGTCGTGCAGGGGATCAGCACGGGGGTCGAGGGCGTCCTCCTCGACCCCCGCGAGCGCTCCCTGGTCGACGTCGACACGCGTGTGAAGTAG